Below is a genomic region from Motilibacter rhizosphaerae.
TGGCGGCGCCGATGCCGCTCGTGGAGCCGGTGACGAGGACGGTGGGCAGGGTCTCGGGGAAGGTCATGCCCATCACCGTGGAGGGGTGACGACAGGGGCGCCAGAGCGGTCCGTGCCGGGTCACGGCATGACCAGGCTCATCCGTCCGCCGGTCCGTACGCTGGTCGGGTGCCGACCGACCGATCCGCGCTGGGGGCGTTCCTGCGCTCGCGCCGTGACGGACTGACCCCGGCGCAGGCGGGCATCGCACCCTTCCCCGGCGCACGAAGGGTTCCCGGCCTGCGCAAGGAGGAGCTCGCCGTCCTCGCGGGGATGAGCGCCGAGCACTACAGCCGGCTCGAGCAGGGCCGCCAGCACGCGGTCTCCGACGATGTCGTGGAGGCGCTGGCGCGGGCGCTGCAGCTGGACGACCTCGAGCGTGCGCACCTGCGCGCGCTCGCGGCTCCGCGCCGGGCACGCGCCACCGCTGCCGAGCCACCGCAGCAGCCGCAGCGCGGCCTGCTGCGCCTGATGACGGCGCTCGACCACCTCCCGGTGCTGCTGCTGGGGCGGCGCTCGGACGTCCTCTCGACCAACGCCCTGCTCGCCGCTGTCCTCGGTCCCGAGGTGCGGCCGGGGAGGTCCTTCGTGCGCTGGCTCTTCCTGCACGAGGATGCCCGCTCCCGGCTGACGAACTGGGCGGAGTTCGCCGCGGCGGCCATGGGATCCCTGCGCTACGAGGCGGGTCTGCACCCCGATGACAGCAGGCTGGCGGCGCTCGTCGAGGAGCTCTGCCGCCGCGACGCCGATGCCGCCGCCTGGTGGGCCGACCAGCGCGTCACGTTCCGCACCTCGCTGCAGAAGCGCATCGCGCATCCCGTCGCCGGTCCGCTGGAGTTCGGCATCGAGGTGGTCGCCGGCCCGCACGACCCGGACCAGCGCCTCGTCGTCTACACCGTCGAGCCGGACTCCTCGACCGCGAAGACCCTGCCGCTGCTCGCGAGCTGGGCTCCGGAACCCACGGTGGGTGACGGCTCGCTAGGGTCGCAGGCGTGAGCCGGCCGAATGAGGGGGAGTCCGAGGTGCTGTCCTGGGAACAGCGCCTCGGCAGGCTCGATGCCGACCTCTCCGACCGTGAAGCCGCCGCGGCGGATGCGGGGGACTGGACCGCGCACGAGCTCGCTGCCCTGGCCAAGGAGCGCGACGCCCTGGCCGCCCAGTGGGACGAGCTCGCGGAGGCCCGCGATGCGGTGGCGACCGAGCGGGACGTCGCCGCTGAGGCTCGGGAGGGCGTGGCGAGCGCCCGCGACCGGCGCGCCCGCCGACGCAGCGGGGACTCCGACCGGGGCTTCGCCGACCGCTACCTCTCGGCCCGCGACCGGGACGAGGCCGCCGCGGACCGCGGCGACTCCCGCACCGAGCGCGCTGCCGCCGCAGCGGACCGGGGTCGGGCTGCCGCGGACCGGGAGCGCGCCTCGGCCGACCGGGAGCAGGCGGCGCAGCGCGGCGAGGCCGCCGAGGCGGAGAGCGCCGACCTGCGGGCCGCGCTCGAGGCCCGCCACGTCGTCGGCCTCGCGCAGGGCGTTCTCATGGAGCGCTACGACGTCGACGTCGACCGCGCCTTCGAGATGCTGGTCAGCCTGGCCCTCCGCACCGAGCGCGAGCTGCCCGACGTGGCCGCGGCGATCGCGCTCACCCCGAAGCGCGCGCTCGACGAGGAGCCCTGACCGCGTCGGTCACCAGGGCTGGATGCC
It encodes:
- a CDS encoding helix-turn-helix transcriptional regulator, yielding MPTDRSALGAFLRSRRDGLTPAQAGIAPFPGARRVPGLRKEELAVLAGMSAEHYSRLEQGRQHAVSDDVVEALARALQLDDLERAHLRALAAPRRARATAAEPPQQPQRGLLRLMTALDHLPVLLLGRRSDVLSTNALLAAVLGPEVRPGRSFVRWLFLHEDARSRLTNWAEFAAAAMGSLRYEAGLHPDDSRLAALVEELCRRDADAAAWWADQRVTFRTSLQKRIAHPVAGPLEFGIEVVAGPHDPDQRLVVYTVEPDSSTAKTLPLLASWAPEPTVGDGSLGSQA
- a CDS encoding ANTAR domain-containing protein, translating into MSRPNEGESEVLSWEQRLGRLDADLSDREAAAADAGDWTAHELAALAKERDALAAQWDELAEARDAVATERDVAAEAREGVASARDRRARRRSGDSDRGFADRYLSARDRDEAAADRGDSRTERAAAAADRGRAAADRERASADREQAAQRGEAAEAESADLRAALEARHVVGLAQGVLMERYDVDVDRAFEMLVSLALRTERELPDVAAAIALTPKRALDEEP